The following are from one region of the Paenibacillus bovis genome:
- a CDS encoding BMP family lipoprotein has translation MKKVYSLSLIMVLALSVILAACGNKSDNASGGSTSGSKGSSDVKVGMVTDVGGVNDKSFNQSAWEALEKVQSAGGANVKYLQSKSDQDYIPNLNQFVKDGYSLTWGIGFNLADAIKTVAGQNPDAKLAIIDSVVDAPNVKSVTFSENEGSFLVGVVAGKMTKTNKIGFVGGEKSPLIQRFEAGFQAGIKAVNPKAEFIANYAGAFDKPDVGKAAAATMYNEGVDIIFHAAGATGTGVFNEAASRKKSGQQVWVIGVDKDQSLEFGDEVTLTSMIKRVDTAVEKVSQEVIDGTFKGGTETLGLKDDGVGIAETSSKNVPADVLKLVDEYKAKIVAGEVKVPDTVK, from the coding sequence ATGAAGAAGGTCTATTCACTTTCGCTGATTATGGTACTGGCACTGTCCGTTATTCTGGCAGCGTGCGGTAACAAGAGCGACAATGCAAGTGGCGGCAGCACATCTGGAAGCAAAGGTTCCAGCGACGTCAAAGTCGGTATGGTAACTGACGTAGGCGGCGTAAACGATAAATCCTTTAACCAATCTGCTTGGGAAGCTCTTGAAAAAGTACAATCCGCTGGCGGAGCAAATGTGAAATACCTGCAAAGTAAATCCGATCAGGATTATATCCCTAACCTTAACCAGTTCGTTAAAGACGGTTACAGCCTGACTTGGGGAATCGGATTCAACCTGGCAGACGCAATCAAAACCGTTGCAGGTCAAAATCCTGATGCCAAACTGGCAATCATCGATAGTGTAGTAGACGCTCCAAACGTTAAATCTGTAACGTTCTCCGAAAACGAAGGTTCCTTCCTCGTGGGTGTCGTTGCCGGTAAAATGACAAAAACGAATAAAATCGGTTTTGTAGGCGGCGAGAAAAGTCCTCTGATCCAACGCTTCGAAGCTGGTTTCCAAGCTGGTATCAAAGCGGTTAACCCTAAAGCTGAATTTATTGCCAACTATGCCGGTGCATTTGACAAGCCGGATGTAGGTAAAGCAGCTGCAGCAACAATGTACAATGAAGGTGTGGATATTATTTTCCACGCAGCTGGTGCAACAGGCACAGGCGTATTCAATGAAGCAGCATCCCGTAAGAAATCCGGACAGCAAGTATGGGTTATCGGTGTAGATAAAGACCAATCCCTGGAGTTCGGTGATGAAGTAACTTTGACTTCCATGATCAAACGTGTTGATACAGCAGTTGAGAAAGTATCCCAAGAAGTAATCGACGGTACTTTCAAAGGCGGTACAGAAACACTGGGTCTGAAAGATGACGGCGTAGGTATTGCGGAGACTTCCAGCAAAAACGTACCTGCTGACGTACTGAAGCTGGTTGATGAGTACAAAGCTAAAATCGTAGCCGGCGAAGTTAAAGTACCTGATACAGTGAAATAA